ACTTTTCACTGTTTATTAGCTTTGGCCAGACTTTGTGGGTGTTAGAGGATgtgttttagcttttttttctcactcacGGGTCTGTCGTCATTTCTGTATGCCTGCGCTTAtttcattgatttattttattttgtgccgCAGTGTTTTTGAGCCAGTGGtgaacaaaattattttattttatactctAAGTTAAAGTAGTAAGTTGTGCATTTtgatttgtccttttttttttttttttttcctagcctGGAGTTTCTGTGTTCTTGGTCAACCCACAACCGTCCAATGGCATGTTTTCTACAAAGGTTGACATCCAACAGGGGGACAACAGAGACAGCATTGTGCGCAGGCTAGCCAAGGTCAACAGACTCATTAAAGGTTTGTAAGATGGATATAATGCAAAAGTTAATAAACCCCAAATGAATCTTGGGGTAATAATCTGTAAAAATGTTAACTCTGTTTTGATGAAAAGATTTGGGAACTACTGAATCATAAAGACATAAATAATTATCATGAGTATGTATCATTTTTTTGTGCAAAAGGTTACATCAGACATCCTGGTGGTTTGGCTAACCCAACATCATGTGATGTTCAACAGCCATACTTTTCCTTACTATCCTTTCTCAGCCTGCTGTCATTGTAGAGAAGGTTTAAGTGAActgtgacaagaaaaaaaaagaagaatattCACCTTTTTCTGTGGCTCTCCAAATTGTGGTTAGGttaattttgtttgctttagTTATCTTTGAGGTGTGAGAGAGTGAGTTGATTGGGTACAGCTGAGATGCCCATGTCAGTGTAACAGGTATGAAACCATACCTGAAGCTTTATATGTTCCCAGGTACACAGTGTCCTTAATATTTGTGAAAGGTTTAGAACAGGGACTCATCATTAGGTTGGTCAGACTGGATAATGAATGTTTAACAGAACATTCTCTGGTTAAACTTAGATCAAGTGTTGCGTagcctgtttttctctctcagcaATTTACACAGTCTGTGTCTACATAAAGACATTTACAGCATACATCTACCTTGGCTTCAGTCGTCTTTAATTCAGAGCCCATTTATGTGATCTGTCTAATGACAGTTGACAGCCATATCatgctgtttaaaaaagaaaatatatagcAAATCTCTCTGCCAGTGTTTCATGAACTCAACCACCAGCCATCCTTCATCATATTTGTGTGAATATCAGAAAGGTTTTCCACTCTGATTGCACCACCAGACACTCTGCCTTTTGAGAGGTTGTGCTTCTGCTATTTCCATATTGTCTTTTATGTTTcgctttagttttgttttcttctttaataTGCTTGCAGATTTGAAAAGAAGAACTGAATAATGTTAAAAAGCATTAGCTTATATAAGAACGATTCAATATATGACCCAATTTTCTTTGTagcctcttttttctctttcactctgttcTCTGCCTGTAATGTCTCATctgtagcttttttttccctccatcctcAGTGAAGtctctctttttcattttttccatctTGTTCCTTCTTCTGTATTCTCCGATTCCCCAATCTCAATCATAACTTTCTGTATCTTACAGCCTCGTGTATCCCACCTCTAACACTTCTGTTTTTCCTCACttgttttctttcccattcttttCACCTCTAACACTGTCCACCGTCACTCCACCAGATCTGTCCAAAGTCAAGTTGATGAGGTATGAGGACCCTGTATTGGGGTCTCGCCGGCTGCCCATCTTGGGACAGGAGGAACGAGGCAAACTGCCCATCTCCAACAAATCTGTGTTCAACATCAATCTGGAGGAGAAGAAGGTCACTCTGGCTGACAACGGCCTCACCGTAGACATTGGGGACACTTTGGTTTATCTGGTTAATTAGAATAACGTTGTCACAGACAAGTGGGAGACATGTGCAGCAGTGAATCCTTTGTTGACAATTCAGATGCATCAAGAAATGTTACAACAAAACAACTTATTTTGACTCAGAGCAAATGGCCAGCACCTTATAGATGTACCTGTTTTATAATTAATGCAGACcaggataaaaagaaaaacttagcACTCTTCAGCTTTTTTTCACTGCTGAGTGTGATGTCGGGGGGATACTGAAACTAGCGGGACCTGAAATGTTGGCTTCTATCTTCCTATTTGAAACAAATTCTACATTTGTAGTACATCCAGATCTAGCTCTGGGCTATCCCTCTGATATGGTTTTCTTCTAAAGGGGGCAGTATTACAAAACAGTTATCACAAAATAATACAAACCTATCCTTAAAGTTTTAACTTTTCTTTGCCATGGTTGTAGTCGAGGATGGCACTAGAATTTGTGATCTGTTCTGCAGGACTCAGTCCTGAAATCATCTGTACAGCTTATTCTTGTCACAGAAACCACTGATTTGATGCATGTTTGCACTGTAAGACTGCTCCTGCATCCTCCAGAATGCCTGATGTTTTCATACACAGGGTGACATGtcttgtgtttttatacatCCAAGGTGAGGCTTATCTTTCCCTTATGTTTTGTCAGccagttttcctgttttctaGCTGTGGATGGACCTTGTCTGGCTTTTCCAGATAATTAATAAAACCTATGAAACATTAAACCTCTGtggtgtttgtctgtctctggCCTCTGTACTGGTAGTGGCATAATAAAATCTACTACATTTACCCAACATTTATACTAGTAGAGAAATTTGAGATCTTTGTGCTTTTCACGTCTACTTCTACTCCATTCCATCTCACAGGGAAATAtacagctgatcaaaagtttaagaccatagcctttaaaagccaaaagctgtgcaaaaatttggattccatgtcattttctgtcaagtctttacactgtcaagacctcctgatggcaaacgcaaaaaaaaacttactgactttgaacgtggtaggattgttgagctgcataagcaAGGCCTCTCACAACGTGCCATCGCTGCTGAGGTCGGACGcagtaagacagtcattttgcattttttaaatgatcctgaggGTTATGGAACAAGAAAGTCAAGTGGTAGACCCAAAAAATTTCCCCAGCGCTGAGCCGCAGGATCCGATTGGCTGTCTGTCAAGACACGGGACGATCCTCTACCCAAATTAAGGACATTACtggtgctgactgcagcccAATAATCACCAGACAGCATCTGCGAGGGAAGGGTCTCAGAAACAAAAAACCTCTTCAAAGGCCACGTCTTCTTCAACGCCACAAAATTGCCCGTTTAGACTTTGCAAGGGTGCACCAAACATGGGACATtgaaaggtggaagaaagttgtcttctctgatgagaaaaaaatgtaaccttGATGGTCCTGATGGCTTCCAACGTTACTGGCCTGACAAGGAGATCCCACCTGAGATGTTTTCTACATGGCacagtggggtgggggggttgtgcAGGGgcgtcaaacagcagctggctatgtggagatgttgcagcgggcacccctcatgactgagggccctcgtctgtgtggtaatgactgggtttttcaacaggacaattgctgcagttcacaatgccCGCCTGACAAAGGACTCTTCAAGGAGAATAATatcactcttttggaccatcctgcatgttcccctgatctaaatctgattgagaacatttggggatggatggcaagggaagtttacacaaatggacatcagttccagacagtggatgcccttcgtgaagccatcttcaacacttAGAGCAACgttcccactagcctcctggaaacactggcatcaagcatgcctaaacgattgtttgaagtgatcaacAAGAATATTGGAGCTACtcattactgagtcctttttttgacactttgatttctgtgttGAGGGggggtttggttttttttgagctatggtctttttgatcagctgaaaaaaatcatgtttgagtgtaaatgcagttttcataaaattccctgctcaaaagtttttgtctcttgcgccgatttcttcttttagcattgtgaagctctacttagaaccttcttaagatccaatagtacaaaatgcaaattctcgCAATTTTTTTtgactggtcttaagattttgatcaggagtgtatgtGTGGTGCATTGGTACAGTTCATGAATCCAGATTGCTAACCACTTTTGCCGGCCCTGATTCATAACTCAGCACTCTGCCTTCTTGTTCAAGTATGGTAACTTCTAGCTGCAAAGAGCTAGCATGGCTCTTTAGACTGACATGGACTTTTGAAGAAGGGAACCTTACCTCTGCTCACTACACAGGTAGGCTTGAAGCCTTGCAGTGGTGACAGAATAGCTCAACTACAAGCTTCAGTCTGTATCAAAGAGACTTTTGGCATAATTACTTAATCAGGGATCACTATTAATGAGAAAAATTACAAGTGAAAATGCATTGCTTTAGTTGcagaaatcaaattaaaactgttaaatgtcCAGGTACTGTAGTGCATGCCTCTATTTTTCTCTctgagtgtgtttgtatgtgaacTGTCTTAGCCTCCAAACCAGTGCTCGTTTCACTACATGTCTTTCCACCACGTACAAAGTGAATCTCGCTTTGCACATTTTAGTTACCTGCTGTCAGACATGCAGTACATCAGTCTAAATTTAAAGGTCAGTATCAGAACACAGGAAATGCACGTCCCCTCTAAACATAAACCACAGCTAATTCATTGGTTCTAAAATGTAGCTTTCACTTCCCAGCTCTTCATCTGTGGACCTGTATTTCTACCTTAAGGGTAAGTGTAGCATTTACTGTAAGTGATTTTAAATTCATCAAAGGTCAAACAAGCTAGcaggtttcctttcttctttgAGCTTTTTCCTGAACGTCTCCAGtttatcaaatattaaaataatttgtgcTTACTGAATTTTATCTGTTCTTTTTGGTGGGTTTGGTTCTTCTTCCTGCAAGATTTCAGGTTTCCTGACCTGCCAGCCTGTTCGTACTAAGCGCGTGCTTGCATCCACATTATTTTATTCCAGACATTCATGTTCGTGCACCCTGATGTGTATCTGCCGATTCTGCATTTGCTGTATTAGCAGGGTGCACGGTAAAGTCTCAGACAGAAGAAAACTACAAGACTTATCTCTGCCACACAGCTTCTGGCCGAGCCATCTGACTGCTGGTTTATCTGCTCTGATGCACACCCTCTCACTGGGAAAGTGTCactccaccccctcctccacctcctcattCCTGCTGACTCCCTGCTCACTGTCCTCTCTCGCCTCCTCGTCATACCCCTGTCTGGATGCCAGTAACTGCTAGTTATGGAGGATACAACAGTCACACAggagtaagtgtgtgtgtgtgtgttttttttgtttttgttttgtccctaCCGCTACACATTGTTGTCAGCACAGAACAAAATAGGATTACAGCCAACAGCTCTTTTATCTTAGCCTTCTTAATAATGTTGCTCTGCTTATTTTCTTCTGCCTCTATGATAAATCATAacacaaaagaaacagaagctTTTTGAATCTATTGTTACTGCAGCTCCTGCTTGCTTTAAAATGCCAAGTGTTGTATGAATTTTGCCTTTAATGCAGAATTTAGAGTATCAGAGGCCAGTTTGCTCATTTGGAATTGTTTCTTCTGCAGTTGAGTAATAGTTGAAGTTTAGAAGCTTGACAATCTATAACAAACCTATATGCACCTTCTATCTAACGATACACGTATTCAAAATTTAATTTCAGTACCGAACTGTCAGTCATCGCACCCTCAGCATCAGCATTTCAGGAAGAAGAAGGGGAAGAAGTGGGGGGGCTCACAACAGCCTCAGCGTTAGCATTTGAAGATGAGGAAGTTGAAGGGTTCGCCACAGGAAGTGAAGATAACTGGGGGTCAAACAAAGTGCGTGCAGCAATGGACCCAGTACTGACACAGCCCGGCCTTGGTGTCACCAaaaccaccatcaccaccatcacgCAGACGGGAGGGGACTGGAGCACTGGCCTATTTGATGTCTGCGGAGACAAGATGACATGTAATATAAACACACAGCCAGATTGTGTATTGCTATGTAATCCCAGGGCTCTCGTacacaagacagtaagaaaatgtaacatttcGTTTTTAACCCTGAATAATTTTAATAAGTATAACAGTATACATGAAGTGGTGGTCCAAATTATGATGCAGAAAGCaatttgaaaacatttcatAGGCCATAACAAGTTCAACACAGATCAAAAGGTCTTCGttacaaaaactgaaacataaaaAGAATAATTCTGTAAAAATCAGGaatgatctaaaaatagcagccgTGCTGCCTGAAAGGGAGATGCTTTAAGGTCACAGACTTGATGGTCACACCTCATATAAGAGCTCTTCTTTCTCTCACCTTTCGAACTTTAATTTTTCGAACTGTACGCTCATCATTGGTTGCTATGGTAAtagaagcagaaaataaaagcctgatCAGCATAATTCCCATAACTGTCTGTCCTATTGCAATAAATGTATACTCTCTGCATTAATTAAATTTGAGGATGCTTTCTAGAGGTATACTGTTGCCCTTCCTCGTAGATCTCACTATTAATATGTTTTCAGTTGGACAGAGGACTGGGAATCATGGTGACCAGgcctttattttctgcttttattcccATAGCAGCCAAGGAGGTCTATGCAGGATGGGATGGCGCATTACCCTGCATGAAAAtaattcaatatttttatacCATGGCAGAAAATGGTctacaatgtataaaatatctTGCAGAGGTCACATTTACAGCCTCAGAGATCCTGAGGGGACTTACCATTCCACGTTGCATTATTCCAGCTCAGATCATCACTCAGCCGCCTTCTTGCTGACGGTGCAGTCTTGTTGGAACTGGGTGACCATTCACCAGCTATCCAGAACTCCATTAATCTAAACCATCAGGTGTAGCATAGTGCACAGTTCATAGAAAACTTATTGAAATTAAGTCTTCATCTATTTTTGAACCGAGTGCCAATGTTTGAAACAGCAGCAACTGCAGATATCCATTCACTACACTTTTTATACTGTATTATATTGATTATTGAGGTATAATTCATACTATACACTATTATATTAATACAATTCAATCATTTATAACCATTTTTTAGAGTTCAGTGGTGTCCTTTCAGTTTTGGCAAGTTTAATGAAAAAATGAAGTTTGATAACTCTTATCTCTTGCAAAACAGTGAAGTATTCAAAGCATTTtatcttaaattttttttatttgtcatatTGTATGAAAACTGTGACTTGCTTGACACATCTACTTTAAGTAGCTTTCCTTTTaattaagattttaattaagattATGTAGAAAAGTAATTAACAACCCTGTCTGGGATTTAAACTAAAACAATAAACACTAAAAAACTGCCAGTTTTCCTAAAATGCTAAATAATTTGGAATCCAGTGTATTCTGCTTTTCACTTGATATTTCTACAAAATATAGAGCCAGTACACGATCAATGTCTCATTCTGCTTGCAGGTGTTCTCGGGGCTCTTGTGCCGTGTTGTTTGGACCTGAGTTTAGCTCACCAGTACGGGGAGTGTCTGTGCATGCCTCTCCTACCAGGATCCACTTTTGCCATACGAGTTGGGATCAGAGAGCGCTACAAGATACGGGtgagagaatgtgtgtgtgtgtattgtacTGTTGTGAGAGCGTCCTTGAGCACAGAGCGAGGCAGATTTTTCAAAATGGACCCTGTTCGTAACACCATAACGTATCCAATGAAAtagaaactattaaaaacaaaacatacggGCACTCAGTGCTGTGATGTGTCAGCCAGTTTTAAAAGTCCAgagtaaatacatttttgtgtttgtgtcacgtACATATACCCGTTCTTGCTCTGCACCTGCTCCTGCTGCattgttgtgtctgcatgtgtgcttcttctttatgtgtttgcatgtatgcGCCTGTTCTGCATGCTTATCCACAGGGAAGTGTGTGTGAGGACTGGACTACAGTGTATTGCTGTTACCCTTTGGCTGTCTGTCAGATGATAAGAGAGATGAAGCGAAGGATGAAGACTCAGACATATCATGTGTCTACAACACTCGAATGCTCCTGAAGAAACTCTAGACAGTAAATGAGGCCTgtcttgttttggtttgttgtttTCAATGCATCAGAAATGTGTGAGGACCAACAGAGGTTGCTGGTgtgaagaaaaggaagaatCCTTAGTCTGAGGTTTGAACCGTCTCCCGAGGGCTtattgaataataataataataataataataatgataataatttaAAGGTGATTGGAAGGGCAAACTTAAAGTGATAGTATAAACTGTGTGAACCAACAAGTATGACTTTCTTCAACTGCAAATATCTTTACAATGATGTAGTTAGTTTAAATTCCTGCACATTTAATTCCAACGTATTTAAAACTGCAGCAATGCAGCTGCTATTCTTCCTGGGGTGCCCCCCAAAAAACTTTAGATTGCTGCAGTGCATCATAACAACTTACATCATACAGACATACTGACAAAATAGTGTCTAGAACACACACGGACAAGATAAGCTCCTTACAGTTAAAAAAGAAGTCCTGTGATTCCATTTAGAATCTGTACCTAGTGTGGAGTGAGCTTTGTGACAGTACAACATAACAAACTAAAATGTGCACATTAACCTCAATAAAAATGATTATATTCCTGTTCAAAATCCTTGGTCAAAATATGcagatttacttttttaatattGGAATTTTACCTTTTCCTTGTGTTGCCTGTCTTGTTTCAATCCTGCACATAACCGAGTGCTTGATTGTATTCTTGTTTTTTGATAATGTAGCATTTCCTCCTGTTTGTTAGTGTATAATCATGTCTGTCTAAACTGAAAGATCATTTTATACACAATTAATGGAATGTCTGTAATCAATATATGCAATGAATATAGAAATATACATTTTCATGTGTAACCAGCTTAGCCTTTTAAGCATTATGCCAATGGCTGTTCTATTCAAAACAATACACACGCTCAGTACGGTCTGAtatgttttgtacattttgtaattTCTTGATGTTGTTCTGTACCTTATTGCTGGACAATAATAAAGATGAAAGCACAGAGTCCTTTTAAAAGATGGGATTGAacatgatgtcacccactggtgagtgcaataatattaatattctgAAGCctcaaacttttcatttttatgctctTGGTATTTTGACACGATGGGTGGTTgataagtaagtaaagtttatttatatagcatattTAAAGAACAAAAGTCACagtccacccatccatccatcttcttccacttatccaggacCAGGTCATGGGGGCAACAGCctgagcagagaaacccagacttccctctccccagccaccttcagcttatctgggggaacaccaaggtgtccccaggccagccaagagatataatctctccagcgagggctcctcccagtaggacatgcccagaacacctcaccctaGAGGTGCCCCGGAAGCATCCTTGTAAGATAAGATgctcgaaccacctcaactggctccttttgatttGGAGGAGTAGCGGTTCTACTGTGACCCTACTGTGACCCTctctcaaatgactgcactcttcacccacCCAGctctaagggagaggtcagcagccctttggaggaagctaaTTTCCGCCACTTGTATCCGTGagcttgttctttcagtcactatccaaagctcatgaccataggtgagggtacgGCCGTAGGTCGtccagtaaattgacagctttgcttt
The window above is part of the Archocentrus centrarchus isolate MPI-CPG fArcCen1 chromosome 14, fArcCen1, whole genome shotgun sequence genome. Proteins encoded here:
- the plac8l1 gene encoding PLAC8-like protein 1, which encodes MEDTTVTQDTELSVIAPSASAFQEEEGEEVGGLTTASALAFEDEEVEGFATGSEDNWGSNKVRAAMDPVLTQPGLGVTKTTITTITQTGGDWSTGLFDVCGDKMTCVLGALVPCCLDLSLAHQYGECLCMPLLPGSTFAIRVGIRERYKIRVRSVWWCSIFCFALGR